The stretch of DNA CATTATTCTTTGGTGTATTTCCTTTTTTCAGCTTCCTTGTGTTCAGAACCCGGGTTACAGCATAAATGACAACTACCGCCAACAAAATCATGAGGAATACAATATATCGCATCAGCAAGTATCCTTTCTTTTGGGGGCTTTATTTATTATTATACGGGAAGTCTTTTTTCTGAAACAACTATTTAAGCCGATGCCGGATTTCTTGCGGATGTTTGCTGGCGAAACAACCACTTATCTCTATCTTCCCCAACTTTGGTCTAGTTTAGCGCCAGTCTCCAGCCTCTGTTTCAATAAATTTCCACAAGATATAATATGTTCAATACATACTATCAGGCAACAAATCATGGGATTAGCAAGATTGGATTACTGCGGCCAATATGTTTTGTTTATTTATTAAAGGGGGAAATCGGACATGAGAAAAAGTATGAAGAAAATGGCTGTGGCTGCCTCGCTGGCGGCGCTGCTTCTGGCAGGCTGTACACCGCTTCCCGGGAAGTCGGCGGACAGCGCGAATAACGATATGGAGACCTCCATGCAGGACATCGGGGAAGCAGCAGAGTCATTCGGTGAGACTGTCCAGCAAAACGTCGGGGAGGCAGTGGGTAGCGCCGCGCAAACGATTGAAGACACAGCGGATCACGTATCAGACCAGCTCAAGTCTGGAAGATTCACCAAAGAACTCTCCACCCAGAGTCCGGTCGGTTCGGCTTCGACGCTTGTCCTTGATAATTCGGTAGGCGATATTGAATTGAAGCCGGGCAGTGGAGCCGATTTAAAAGTAACCGCAACAATCATTTCTTACAACGCGCTTGGCAGAAAGGATGACAGCCAGCGCATTTTAGACAGGGCCGAAGTATCCATTCGGGAGAGCGGCGGCGATCTGAAAGTGAACACTCATCCGAAAGATAAGCCAGACACCGATTTATGGTCATGGGCAAGCAGAACGTACGGCACCTCCGACTTCAGCATCTCATACGTTATTGAAATTCCTGCAAGCATTAGCCAGTATGACATTAAGGGCGATGTTGGAAAAATCAAACTTCACGGATTAACGGGCATCTACCATATCTCCAGCGATGTCGGAAGTGTGAGTATTGAAGACGCACATATTACGGGGAAATCCAGCATAAACACCGACACCGGCAGCATTTCACTTGGTATTGCCGCAATGGATAGCAGTTCCTCCCTCACTGCCAGCACTGATGTAGGCAGCATAAACGCAGCCTTGGAGCAATCGGTGAGCTGCTCGCTTGATGCAGACACCGATCTCGGCCGCGTTTCAGGAGTACCTTCCGGCAAAAGCGATATTAATGGAGGCGGACCGCTCCTCTCCCTCTCCTCTTCCGTAGGTGCGATCAGCATAACGAAATAACAAAAAACCGCAACCTCCCAATCTCAAATTGGTCAGGTTGCGGTTTTTAAGTTCAAGAAAATCGGAGTAGCGGGATTCGAACCCACGGCCTCACCCACCCCAAGGGTGCGCGCTACCAGGCTGCGCTATACCCCGATATTATGTACGTCGCCAGCATATTTACACAGCTAATATTACGGGCGTTCCTTACGCATATACATGCGAAATATCAGCGACGAATATTATTATACGACTTATTTACCCACCCTTGCAAGCAAAAATCTAACGCAGAATTTACAATAAATTTCAGCTTAAGCCATCAAGAGTATAACGAAATAATGAATTTTAAGCTGCTTTTCTTGACCGAATATTTCTCGTAAATTTTGAGGTAAAGCTAGCTACTGATTTTTTTAGTAAAAATGCCATTAAAAAAGTAATTAAAATACAAATTACATTATATATAAAATTGTCTATACTTAGATTTCTACTTATTTTAGCAGTAATATTTAAAACCCTTTCATGGATCAAATATATTTCAAGACTATGTGTACCGCAGAAAGTTAAGAAAATAAATTTTTTCATACCAAACGCCGAAAAAGCTTGTAAAGAAGTCGCAACAAAAACACATAAAGGTAATGTAATCAAGATAAATGGATACCAAAAAAATCCATTGTTCCACAAAAACTCATATGATAAATACTTCATACTTACAATTAAAAAGGTCAAACCCAAAATTGCCATCACTATATATACTATTAAATGTAAGAAGTTTGCTTTCTTGCCGGTCTCAATCCAATAACCCACAAGAAATCCAGTGAAAAATATTGGGATTCTTATCGTAAAAATATTTAGATAAGATAATGGGGTTGGTGTAATAGCGACAGTTATTAGTAATCCAATAAGAATAGCCGCAGCGACTGAAATATACTTGTTTTTTGACTTGAAATAGTACATAAATACGGGTGTAAGTAAATATAGAACGAAAATTGCAGGCACATACCAATCAAATATTTTATTAGAGTTTACCCAAAAGCTTAAGGTGGTCAAATTCAAAATTACATCTGTGAGCGACATTTCACCAACATACCAATTAAGGAGACAAATAATGAATACGACTATCATATAAGTTGGAATAATACGCAGCAATCTTCTCTTATAAAATCTCATAACGTTATTGTCTTTCTGACAGGAGAAGTATAACCCCAAACCAGATAACATCAAAAAAATATCTACTCCTCCATATCCAATTGTTTTAAAGGTATTAATGATCGGAACAGAGGAGGTGTTAATAGTAGAGTGAAAAAATACAATCCATAATATGGCTATCCCCATCAGCTGAGTACGGTATATGCTAATAAGCTTATAATTAAAATATTTCATAGAATACCTCCTTCATAACTGATGTACCAATAATATTATAAATTCTCCTTTGTTTGTACAAAAATTTCACTAATTTTCGATTTCGCCAAAATTATGTATATAGCTATTGCCTTTCCGTAAAAAAACTCCAAAAAATATTTAGAATTTTATAGATAATTCAGTATTACTATGCTATACTGTCCATACAAGGAAAGGAGGTGCGTTCACATTAATAATGACATGTTGAACGTATCCCTTACCCGGACCATTGGCTAATGAATCGGCTTTTGGTGGCGCGGGATACGGATCATGAAAGTTAAGCGCCTCGGGTAGAGAGACCGTCTTCGGACGGTCTTTTTTCATTTGCTTCGCATTTTGCAAAATGCCCTGTATTTCTGCTCATTTATCTTACTCGTCCAATAACTGCAAAGCCCCCCCCAATCCGCGAGCCGGAACTCACGGATTGGGGGGGCTCTTGGAAATTATCTCTCTGCATGGATGGCGATAGACTCCTAGCAGGGTTGATGGATAGGTTTCGCTCTCGCTTTTTAGGGGACGAGAACCTTCAAGATTTTCGGTTCGTGTAGAAGTCGATAATATCGCTGACCGTGCGGAGCGGCTCCGCCTCTTTGCGGATAGGGTTCGTATCCGGCTTGAAATCTTCATGTGACTTCGTTGTCATTTCAAAGTTCATCCTTTCGCTGGTTAAGCCTTTTCTATAATTTACGGCGTCTTACTTTATTACCCAAAAATGCAGGTAATGACACCTTTATAATATATGGCCCTTTTGAACTTTTTATGACGGCTATTATACATTCTATAATAATCGAGTAGGAGGCTACCCATTAACTGAGTAGCCGACCTCTCACACCACCGTACGTACCGTTCGGTATACGGCGGTTCAACCGTTTAAGTGCAATTGACGTAAACGCTCGTACTGCGCAGGAAAGTCATAATATCCTGCCTGTGCGAGCTTTTCGTTTGTTATGGAACGAGACAGCACCGGGCTTCCGGCGATGCGCCAGTACCCCAGACGGGAGTTCCCCCACTGGTAAGCCTGCCATTCCGGTATCCCCAGCTTGCGCAGGTTCTGTACCTTGGTTCTCGGCTTCTTCCACTGTTTCCAGATGTACATCCGCAGGCGTCTTCGCAGCCATTCGCTCCAGCTTTTCAATATCCGTTTCATGTCGGCTACATAGTAGTAGCCGATCCATCCGCGAATGTAGACTTTCACTTTCTCCATGACTTGGCGAACATTCCTGCCCTGACTGCGGCTCGTTAGTTCTTTCAGCTTCTTCTTTGCTTTTGCGAGGGATTGCCCATGGGCGCGAATATACACCCCATTTCTGTTCTTTCCCAGGGCAAAACCAAGGAATTTGAAATACTTCCGGGCCACTACGCTGACTACCTTGCTTTTCCGCATATTCATCTGGAGTCTCAATTTGTTCTCCAGGTACTTCCGGCAAGACTCCAGAAGCCGCGTCGCTGCCCGTTTGCTTTTGGCTAGCACCACGATGTCATCCGCATACCGGATAACGTTCACTCCCCGTCTGTTCATCTCCTGGTCGAATTCGTTCAGATAGATGTTCGCGAGCAGCGGAGATAAAGGGCCTCCCTGCGGAGAGCCTTCCTCCGTTTTGCAGTGCACCCCATTCTCCATAACCCCACTTTTCAAATATTTCTTAATCAGTTCGGTTACACGCTTGTTCTGAATTTGTTTGCGCAAAAGATTCATCAGCAGTTCATGGTTCAGTGTGTCGAAGTATTTCGAAAGGTCGATTTCTACCGCGTGACCATAGCCTTGCTGCGCGTAATCTTTCACCTTACGGATGGCCTGCTGCGCGCTCCGCCCAGGGCGGTAGCCGTAACTTCCGTCTGAGAAGAGCGGCTCAAACAGCGGCTGCAACTGCTGGGCGATCGCCTGCTGGATCACTCGGTCCACGACTGTGGGTATGCCAAGCTTCCGTACTCCACTTCCATCGGGTTTGGGAATTTCCTTGCGCCGTACCGGGCTTGGCTTGTATCGGCCTTCCCGGATATTTTGCAACAGCTCGTCTCTATGTTCCTGCAGCCATGGCAGCGCATCTTCTACGGTCATTCCGTCGATTCCAGGCGCTCCATGGTTGCGTTTGACCTGCTTGTAGGCTCTGTTCAGATTGTCTCTGTCCAGAATCTGTTCCAGCAAGTCTGTTGCACCGTCTCTTTCTCTACTTTCCCGAATGCCGGCACTCCGCGCTCCCGCATACTCTTCATGTTCCACACGTTCCCTTTGCGGGCAGCCCTTTCGGTATTCTGCTTTCATCGCGCCGACTCTCCTTCCTGTATGTACTCGAGACTTACGATTGTTCGGCCCTTCCCGAGAAAAAAAAACTTCCCGGTACTATGGCCTCTGCTGACTTCTCACAGCAAGCTTTACTCCGTCTTTCGGATTTTTTTTTTTTTTCCTACCGGGCGTCTGTGAGATCTCCCCGGGTAAGAGCGATAACCTTCCCCTCATCCATCTGCCACATTTACACCCTGGGATTCGGGCAGTATTGGACTTTGCTTTGTAGTGCAAGCTCGTCCGTCCCATGATGCCTTCTATGTGATTTCTGTTCGTCAGACCGAGGGTTTGCCTCCGGCTTCCTTCAGATTCCGCCTCGCGGCGGACACCCTTGCCTTTGGCTAACAGTTCCTACTGCCAAGCCTGTAGCGGACTTTCACCGCCGAGTTATCGCCCATGCCGGGCGCACACAAAAAAGACGTCTTTTTAACTTATCCGTTAAAAAGACGCCTTCTCTTCTTCGCTGCGGCTGCCGGCACGAGCCTCATTTAATTCCGCTTTCAACCGCTCCAGCAGCTTATGGTCTTTCGGTGTAAGCCCCGCCTGCTCCAGCAGCTCGGGTCTGCGTTCCAGCGTCCGCTTCAGCGACTGCTCCCTCCGCCACGCTTCGATATTGGCATGATGGCCACTCAGCAGCATATCCGGCACCTTCCAGCCCCGAAACTCAGCCGGACGCGTGTAATGCGGATACTCCAGCAGCCCCGTACTGAACGAATCGGTCACCGCGGAGGACTCATTCCCAAGCGCTCCCGGCTGCAGTCGGACTACTGCATCGATGACTGTAAGCGCGGGCAGTTCTCCGCCTGTCAGCACATAGTCGCCGATGGACAGCTCATCCGTAACCAGATGCTCGCGGATACGCTCGTCATAGCCCTCGTAATGTCCGCAAATAAAAATAAGATGCTTCTCCTTGGCCAACTCCTCTGCGATTCGCTGATCGAAAGTCCGGCCTTGCGGGCACATGAGAATAATGCGAGGATTGGTGCTCTCCCCTTGAGTCATGCCGGGCAACTCGTCCACTGACTCTGACTGACCCTCCAGATTGTCCAAAAGGTGCTCCACCGCGGCAAAAATCGGCTCGGGCTTGAGCACCATGCCGCCGCCGCCGCCATAAGGAGTGTCGTCGACACTGCTATGCTTGTTGTTCGCATAATCGCGGAAGTTCACCGCATTCAGCCGGGCGATGCCTTTTTCCCGCGCCTTGCCCAGAATGCTTGTCCCAAATACGCCTTCACACATTTCCGGAAAAAGCGTCAGCACATCGATTCTGATCATGACAGCAGTCCTTCCATCAGTTGAATCTTCACCCGCTTGTTTTGGACATCGACATCAAGGACCACATCTTCAATCACGGGAATCAGAATATCCTGGCCTTTAGGCGGTTTGACCACCCAGACATCATTCGCTCCAGGCGTCAAAATCTCGGAAATGACACCGAGCGGCGCGCCCTCTTCTTGATCCGTAAAGACCTCGCAGCCGATGATAT from Paenibacillus sophorae encodes:
- the ltrA gene encoding group II intron reverse transcriptase/maturase, with translation MKAEYRKGCPQRERVEHEEYAGARSAGIRESRERDGATDLLEQILDRDNLNRAYKQVKRNHGAPGIDGMTVEDALPWLQEHRDELLQNIREGRYKPSPVRRKEIPKPDGSGVRKLGIPTVVDRVIQQAIAQQLQPLFEPLFSDGSYGYRPGRSAQQAIRKVKDYAQQGYGHAVEIDLSKYFDTLNHELLMNLLRKQIQNKRVTELIKKYLKSGVMENGVHCKTEEGSPQGGPLSPLLANIYLNEFDQEMNRRGVNVIRYADDIVVLAKSKRAATRLLESCRKYLENKLRLQMNMRKSKVVSVVARKYFKFLGFALGKNRNGVYIRAHGQSLAKAKKKLKELTSRSQGRNVRQVMEKVKVYIRGWIGYYYVADMKRILKSWSEWLRRRLRMYIWKQWKKPRTKVQNLRKLGIPEWQAYQWGNSRLGYWRIAGSPVLSRSITNEKLAQAGYYDFPAQYERLRQLHLNG
- the trmD gene encoding tRNA (guanosine(37)-N1)-methyltransferase TrmD — encoded protein: MRIDVLTLFPEMCEGVFGTSILGKAREKGIARLNAVNFRDYANNKHSSVDDTPYGGGGGMVLKPEPIFAAVEHLLDNLEGQSESVDELPGMTQGESTNPRIILMCPQGRTFDQRIAEELAKEKHLIFICGHYEGYDERIREHLVTDELSIGDYVLTGGELPALTVIDAVVRLQPGALGNESSAVTDSFSTGLLEYPHYTRPAEFRGWKVPDMLLSGHHANIEAWRREQSLKRTLERRPELLEQAGLTPKDHKLLERLKAELNEARAGSRSEEEKASF
- a CDS encoding acyltransferase family protein — translated: MKYFNYKLISIYRTQLMGIAILWIVFFHSTINTSSVPIINTFKTIGYGGVDIFLMLSGLGLYFSCQKDNNVMRFYKRRLLRIIPTYMIVVFIICLLNWYVGEMSLTDVILNLTTLSFWVNSNKIFDWYVPAIFVLYLLTPVFMYYFKSKNKYISVAAAILIGLLITVAITPTPLSYLNIFTIRIPIFFTGFLVGYWIETGKKANFLHLIVYIVMAILGLTFLIVSMKYLSYEFLWNNGFFWYPFILITLPLCVFVATSLQAFSAFGMKKFIFLTFCGTHSLEIYLIHERVLNITAKISRNLSIDNFIYNVICILITFLMAFLLKKSVASFTSKFTRNIRSRKAA